In the Macrobrachium rosenbergii isolate ZJJX-2024 chromosome 23, ASM4041242v1, whole genome shotgun sequence genome, one interval contains:
- the LOC136851403 gene encoding uncharacterized protein isoform X2, translating into MRALGLLVVFLCTLWKMMIPASDAVITVNSFFALPHIPRANVEMVIPSAKGTLRCFAACTSRQPSCQGFVVNGADLTQPCTLLIGLNGQKIPTTSMVKAYVTRIIDGQVIYYDTAPRNWSDAFALCAGLNKQLIRYSTVISNSVVLEAMNPLYMFVAALTDTVSTNSVRDFYNNALMSGNWVSWRSYMGPPRLYVSFVQGALEDINDFWIPDATVTICMPKV; encoded by the exons ATGCGTGCCTTGGGACTACTGGTAGTGTTCCTCTGTACTTTATGGAAGATGATGATACCTGCCTCAGATGCTGTCATCACAGTTAACAGTTTCTTCGCTCTGCCCCACATACCCAGAGCCAATGTCGAAATGGTCATACCTTCTGCCAAGGGTACCTTGCGGTGCTTTGCGGCATGCACCAGTCGCCAGCCCTCTTGTCAGGGATTCGTTGTGAACGGCGCTGACTTG ACTCAGCCATGTACACTTCTGATTGGCCTAAACGGCCAGAAGATCCCCACCACGTCTATGGTCAAGGCCTACGTCACCAGAATCATCGACGGGCAGGTCATTTACTACGACACCGCACCGAGAAACTGGTC AGACGCCTTCGCCCTCTGCGCCGGTCTGAACAAGCAGCTCATCAGGTATTCCACAGTGATTTCAAACTCAGTCGTCTTGGAAGCCATGAACCCCCTGTACATGTTCGTCGCTGCCCTGACTGACACGGTCTCGACAAATTCAGTTCGTGACTTCTACAACAACGCGTTGATGAGCGGGAATTGGGTGTCATGGCGATCGTATATGGGACCTCCCCGTCTGTACGTGAGCTTTGTTCAAGGAGCTCTCGAAGATATCAACGATTTCTGGATCCCAGACGCCACGGTCACTATTTGTATGCCAAAAGTCTAA
- the LOC136851403 gene encoding uncharacterized protein isoform X1 produces MLHFQMRALGLLVVFLCTLWKMMIPASDAVITVNSFFALPHIPRANVEMVIPSAKGTLRCFAACTSRQPSCQGFVVNGADLTQPCTLLIGLNGQKIPTTSMVKAYVTRIIDGQVIYYDTAPRNWSDAFALCAGLNKQLIRYSTVISNSVVLEAMNPLYMFVAALTDTVSTNSVRDFYNNALMSGNWVSWRSYMGPPRLYVSFVQGALEDINDFWIPDATVTICMPKV; encoded by the exons ATGCTCCACTTTCA GATGCGTGCCTTGGGACTACTGGTAGTGTTCCTCTGTACTTTATGGAAGATGATGATACCTGCCTCAGATGCTGTCATCACAGTTAACAGTTTCTTCGCTCTGCCCCACATACCCAGAGCCAATGTCGAAATGGTCATACCTTCTGCCAAGGGTACCTTGCGGTGCTTTGCGGCATGCACCAGTCGCCAGCCCTCTTGTCAGGGATTCGTTGTGAACGGCGCTGACTTG ACTCAGCCATGTACACTTCTGATTGGCCTAAACGGCCAGAAGATCCCCACCACGTCTATGGTCAAGGCCTACGTCACCAGAATCATCGACGGGCAGGTCATTTACTACGACACCGCACCGAGAAACTGGTC AGACGCCTTCGCCCTCTGCGCCGGTCTGAACAAGCAGCTCATCAGGTATTCCACAGTGATTTCAAACTCAGTCGTCTTGGAAGCCATGAACCCCCTGTACATGTTCGTCGCTGCCCTGACTGACACGGTCTCGACAAATTCAGTTCGTGACTTCTACAACAACGCGTTGATGAGCGGGAATTGGGTGTCATGGCGATCGTATATGGGACCTCCCCGTCTGTACGTGAGCTTTGTTCAAGGAGCTCTCGAAGATATCAACGATTTCTGGATCCCAGACGCCACGGTCACTATTTGTATGCCAAAAGTCTAA